A stretch of the Candidatus Zixiibacteriota bacterium genome encodes the following:
- a CDS encoding DUF3307 domain-containing protein: MVDLLFYLVLGHFFGDFALQSDRVAEEKKRSIGVLTYHVAMYTLVMAVFLFFGLYMNASTAFFHLSTAVALIVIFVAHWLQDYLKAYKFNGTKQAFYFDQAVHILVLFAIRIFVYNG; the protein is encoded by the coding sequence ATGGTTGACCTGTTGTTCTATCTGGTGCTCGGACATTTTTTCGGCGACTTTGCTTTGCAGAGCGATCGTGTGGCAGAAGAAAAGAAACGTTCCATCGGTGTGCTGACCTATCATGTCGCCATGTATACGCTGGTAATGGCCGTCTTTCTCTTTTTTGGTCTGTATATGAATGCCAGCACCGCCTTTTTCCATTTGAGTACTGCCGTAGCGCTGATCGTCATTTTCGTGGCACACTGGCTTCAGGACTATTTGAAGGCATACAAGTTCAACGGTACCAAACAGGCCTTCTACTTTGACCAGGCCGTGCACATTCTCGTGCTGTTTGCCATCAGGATCTTTGTTTACAATGGGTGA
- a CDS encoding ATP-binding protein encodes MRINNLSSTNPALDLVLIRLAEEYSLAKEYQPGEVIFAEGEPGSTMLLVLRGTVRVLKQGSDKVAPRLIALRGPGDFIGEMALVEESPRFATVVAGSDCQVLEFSRVNFEKCIREQPALATRVLRSLSSKLRESDSSRMEELEENNRLLTKTNEELVHLNSFLDCVVDQSPSPILLTTNRGDIFRMNKATLRMFEIANPEEDIAIGSLIENFDIANILASDIEYWHGEATGLRNSERFPVYLSVTSLSGHGDIVLHLIICQDISELKVLNQTIVDIEKYESAQETASELAHDLKNYLGVLIGNVELALTRLSPDQKAQMKGSFQAISDTSHEIVQFVENMMIYRDDKSEFRAVNLPSAVSALIRFCRSQAAFQTIKFARKVSADFPSALPVKEDQIRRVIINLLVNAAEALSQCTEKEHKQITVDMSIAPEEHMAVIKVIDNGPGMAEGLIAKVFKERFTTKERGHGIGLMSVFKIVQAHSGRMKIDSKVGAGTTFEITLPLTREGFNG; translated from the coding sequence ATGCGGATAAACAACCTGAGTTCGACCAACCCTGCTTTAGACCTGGTTCTCATCCGCCTTGCTGAAGAATACTCATTGGCAAAAGAGTATCAGCCGGGCGAGGTCATATTCGCTGAGGGTGAACCCGGAAGCACCATGCTTCTGGTTTTACGTGGTACCGTGCGCGTTCTCAAACAGGGCAGCGACAAAGTCGCTCCGCGCCTGATTGCATTGCGCGGACCCGGTGATTTCATCGGTGAAATGGCGCTGGTGGAAGAATCGCCGCGGTTTGCCACCGTTGTCGCCGGATCCGACTGTCAGGTGCTCGAATTTTCCAGAGTCAATTTCGAAAAGTGTATTCGCGAACAACCGGCGCTGGCAACGCGGGTGCTTCGGAGTCTTTCCAGCAAGCTCCGTGAGTCAGATTCTTCGCGTATGGAGGAGCTCGAAGAAAATAATCGGCTTCTGACAAAGACCAACGAAGAGCTTGTTCATCTCAACTCGTTTCTGGATTGTGTCGTAGACCAATCCCCGAGTCCGATCCTGTTGACGACGAATCGTGGCGACATTTTCCGAATGAATAAAGCCACCCTGCGGATGTTCGAGATTGCCAACCCGGAAGAGGACATCGCGATAGGCTCGCTGATAGAAAATTTCGACATCGCAAATATTCTGGCCAGCGACATAGAGTACTGGCACGGCGAAGCCACCGGGCTCAGAAACAGCGAGCGGTTTCCGGTATATCTCTCGGTTACATCCCTGTCCGGCCATGGCGATATTGTCCTGCATCTGATAATCTGTCAGGATATTTCGGAATTGAAGGTTCTCAACCAAACCATAGTGGACATCGAGAAATACGAAAGCGCCCAGGAAACCGCCAGCGAGCTGGCGCATGACCTCAAGAATTATCTTGGCGTTTTGATTGGCAATGTCGAACTGGCGCTGACCCGGCTTTCACCCGATCAGAAAGCCCAGATGAAGGGTTCATTCCAGGCTATCTCCGATACTTCACACGAGATTGTGCAGTTTGTCGAGAACATGATGATATATCGCGACGATAAAAGCGAATTTCGTGCCGTTAACCTGCCGTCCGCCGTAAGCGCTCTTATAAGATTCTGCCGGTCGCAGGCGGCTTTCCAGACTATCAAGTTCGCCCGTAAAGTAAGCGCTGATTTCCCCTCGGCTCTTCCGGTCAAGGAAGATCAGATTCGTCGCGTCATCATAAATCTTCTCGTCAACGCGGCCGAAGCTCTGTCTCAGTGCACGGAAAAAGAGCATAAGCAGATAACGGTTGACATGTCGATCGCTCCCGAAGAACACATGGCGGTTATAAAGGTCATCGACAACGGTCCCGGTATGGCCGAAGGGCTTATAGCGAAGGTTTTCAAAGAACGATTTACAACCAAGGAACGAGGACATGGAATAGGTCTGATGTCGGTCTTCAAGATCGTTCAGGCGCACAGCGGCCGGATGAAAATCGATTCGAAAGTCGGTGCCGGAACGACCTTTGAAATCACCTTGCCCTTGACCAGGGAGGGCTTCAATGGTTGA
- a CDS encoding class I SAM-dependent methyltransferase: protein MRGQNNWRTFFDEHAPDYMGNVFTKNTLAEVDFIIKQLELDAGCTVLDVGCGTGRHSVELARRGYDVTGIDLSPGMLKQATQAAKRAGVEVKWMEADATTFEIDHQFDVCMCLCEGSFGLLGADDNPAEHDLATLRNIHKALKPGGKFILTALNAFRLIRLYNNDDVASGKLDPIYVIENYDMEYEISGQKKSLRVSERGFAPAELLLMLRISGFEVEYIGGGTAGNWGRRPLDLDEYEIMVIGRKP from the coding sequence ATGCGCGGGCAAAATAACTGGCGGACCTTTTTCGACGAACACGCCCCTGATTACATGGGTAATGTGTTCACCAAGAATACCTTAGCGGAAGTCGACTTCATTATAAAGCAGCTCGAACTTGACGCCGGATGTACCGTTTTGGATGTTGGTTGTGGCACGGGCCGACATTCGGTTGAATTGGCCCGTCGGGGGTATGATGTCACCGGTATCGACCTTTCGCCGGGGATGCTCAAGCAGGCGACTCAGGCGGCAAAAAGGGCAGGAGTTGAGGTAAAATGGATGGAGGCGGATGCCACCACTTTTGAGATCGATCATCAGTTTGACGTCTGTATGTGCCTGTGCGAAGGCTCTTTTGGATTGCTTGGGGCGGACGACAATCCCGCTGAACACGATCTGGCCACTCTTCGAAATATCCACAAGGCCCTCAAACCAGGGGGCAAGTTTATACTGACGGCCCTCAACGCGTTTCGTCTCATACGCTTATACAACAATGACGATGTGGCTTCGGGCAAGCTGGACCCAATCTACGTAATTGAGAACTACGACATGGAATATGAAATATCGGGCCAAAAAAAATCGTTGCGGGTTTCCGAGCGCGGATTCGCTCCCGCCGAATTGCTGCTCATGCTGCGAATATCCGGCTTCGAGGTAGAGTACATTGGCGGCGGCACGGCCGGAAACTGGGGGCGACGCCCGTTGGATCTTGACGAGTACGAAATCATGGTAATCGGCCGTAAACCGTAA
- a CDS encoding S41 family peptidase encodes MHARWRYVLNCAAVLGTVFVVAVVFAFGSATAQPMPAGGDDSPKIDAKKQAEIIDSVVAALNEIYVFPETAKKMEQYLRQRHKDKAYNGLATTREFTAQLTEDVREISKDRHLAVIFMPQDDVDYFLNRDSVSEQEQRRILQEEIRRESYSNFDFEKVERMSGNVGYLKFNSFAEAEYAGATAVAALNFLAHCDALIIDLRDNGGGNPSMIQLITSYFFEEPVHLNSFYVRAEDSIHQFWTQSHVQGPRMTDVDLYVLTSSRTFSGAEEFTYNLKNLKRATIVGETTGGGAHPVDRRLFANLNVAMSLPFGRAINPITGTNWEGVGVEPDIKVSREQALDVAYTEALKSLLEKATDEERKQNLRFIMDIKQALRNPAVVGEDILRKYVGVYGPREITYEDGALYYQRKPNPKLKMIPLSENTFCFDQLDYFKLKVNVDADGNPTELMGIYSGGNVDVTPKGEAQ; translated from the coding sequence ATGCATGCACGTTGGCGGTATGTGCTCAACTGTGCCGCAGTGCTTGGGACAGTCTTTGTAGTCGCGGTCGTGTTTGCGTTTGGCAGTGCCACGGCGCAACCAATGCCTGCGGGTGGTGATGATTCACCGAAAATCGACGCCAAAAAGCAGGCGGAGATTATCGACAGTGTGGTAGCAGCACTGAATGAAATCTACGTATTCCCCGAGACAGCCAAAAAGATGGAGCAGTATCTTCGCCAGCGCCACAAGGACAAAGCCTACAATGGTCTTGCTACTACTCGCGAGTTCACCGCGCAATTAACCGAAGATGTGCGTGAGATAAGTAAGGATCGGCACCTGGCAGTCATCTTCATGCCCCAGGATGATGTCGATTATTTTCTGAACCGTGACTCCGTGTCGGAGCAGGAACAGCGGCGAATCCTGCAGGAGGAAATCCGGCGAGAGAGTTACAGTAATTTCGACTTTGAAAAGGTCGAGCGCATGTCGGGTAACGTGGGTTATCTGAAGTTCAATAGCTTTGCGGAAGCCGAATATGCCGGAGCGACCGCAGTTGCGGCGCTCAATTTCCTTGCCCATTGCGATGCTCTCATTATTGACCTGCGCGATAATGGCGGTGGAAACCCGTCAATGATTCAACTTATCACGAGCTATTTCTTCGAAGAGCCGGTTCATCTCAACAGCTTCTACGTTCGCGCGGAGGATAGCATCCATCAGTTCTGGACCCAGTCACATGTTCAGGGTCCTCGCATGACCGATGTTGATCTTTATGTCCTGACGAGCTCGCGCACTTTCTCCGGGGCCGAGGAATTCACCTATAACCTGAAAAATCTCAAGCGGGCCACCATCGTCGGTGAAACCACAGGTGGAGGGGCGCACCCGGTCGACCGTCGGCTATTCGCCAACCTGAATGTCGCTATGTCGCTGCCTTTTGGACGCGCTATCAATCCGATAACCGGTACCAACTGGGAAGGTGTTGGCGTCGAGCCGGATATAAAGGTGTCCCGTGAACAGGCGCTGGATGTCGCCTACACCGAAGCTCTCAAGTCCCTGTTGGAAAAAGCTACCGATGAAGAACGCAAGCAGAACCTTAGATTCATCATGGATATAAAACAGGCTCTCAGAAATCCGGCAGTGGTTGGTGAGGATATTCTGCGTAAGTATGTCGGTGTCTATGGGCCACGCGAGATTACTTACGAGGACGGTGCCCTTTATTACCAGCGTAAGCCCAACCCGAAGTTGAAAATGATCCCTCTCAGTGAAAACACTTTCTGCTTCGACCAACTGGATTATTTCAAGCTGAAAGTCAATGTCGATGCTGACGGTAACCCTACGGAGTTGATGGGAATATATTCGGGAGGCAACGTGGATGTAACGCCTAAGGGAGAGGCCCAATAA
- a CDS encoding DegQ family serine endoprotease yields the protein MNRLSLKLVLVLLGLATVSVVLSPHVHLFDNPDAQAIAAVVETGNIQDRPITSLRDLNSAFTDIAAKVKPTVVTVFTEKTLRYRQSPFMGNPFLDFFYGPNRPQQEMPEQEFRQQGLGSGVIVSSDGNILTNHHVVAEADSIYVRTIDGNQYPAKVVGTDSKTDIAVIHIDAKDLPAIKIGNSDDLQVGELVLAVGSPMSQNLAHTVTQGIVSAKGRSNIGLADYEDFIQTDAAINPGNSGGALVNLNGELVGINSAIVSRTGGYQGIGFAVPSNMAVGIMNSLVMSGKVVRGWLGVSIQEVNEAISQAMGLKGQQGALVGDVLADSPADKAGFEAGDVIVGMDGKKIDGPTQLRNSVAAMAPGTTVEFEYLRDGHSHTTSVKLGELPGDIASAGSTSGLADLLGFTVGSLTPDLARKYGLNPNMTGPVVTGVDQGSPAFRAGLREGDVIGSVNRRRVESVEEFNSIVSGANKGDTLLLRVYRGDGAFFIAFTL from the coding sequence ATGAATAGGTTGTCTCTTAAACTCGTTTTGGTTCTACTCGGCCTGGCTACTGTCAGTGTTGTCCTGTCGCCTCACGTTCATCTGTTCGATAATCCTGATGCGCAAGCCATAGCCGCTGTTGTCGAGACCGGTAATATTCAGGATCGCCCCATCACATCGCTACGTGACCTGAACAGCGCTTTCACCGATATTGCGGCGAAAGTAAAACCGACTGTGGTGACTGTGTTCACCGAAAAAACCTTGAGATACAGGCAGAGCCCCTTCATGGGCAACCCGTTTCTGGATTTCTTCTATGGCCCAAACCGACCACAACAGGAAATGCCCGAGCAGGAATTCCGCCAGCAGGGCCTCGGCTCGGGGGTTATCGTCAGTTCCGATGGCAATATCCTCACCAACCACCATGTCGTAGCGGAAGCGGACAGTATCTATGTTCGCACCATCGACGGCAACCAGTATCCCGCTAAGGTGGTAGGCACGGACTCGAAGACTGACATCGCAGTCATTCATATCGATGCAAAAGATCTGCCTGCTATTAAGATTGGCAACAGTGACGATCTCCAGGTCGGCGAGTTAGTGCTTGCAGTCGGCAGTCCCATGAGTCAGAATCTCGCTCACACCGTCACGCAGGGCATAGTCAGCGCCAAAGGCAGGTCGAATATCGGCCTGGCCGACTATGAAGATTTCATTCAAACCGATGCCGCGATAAATCCCGGAAACTCGGGAGGCGCGCTGGTAAATCTAAACGGCGAACTTGTCGGCATCAATAGCGCCATTGTTTCAAGAACCGGGGGCTACCAGGGAATAGGTTTCGCCGTACCGTCCAACATGGCCGTAGGCATTATGAACTCGCTGGTTATGTCGGGCAAGGTCGTCCGCGGCTGGCTGGGGGTGTCGATCCAGGAGGTCAACGAGGCTATTTCCCAGGCCATGGGACTCAAGGGCCAGCAGGGAGCGCTGGTTGGTGATGTTCTCGCTGACAGTCCAGCGGATAAAGCAGGATTTGAGGCGGGCGATGTTATCGTGGGCATGGATGGAAAGAAGATTGACGGACCGACCCAGCTGCGCAACAGTGTCGCCGCGATGGCGCCCGGCACCACAGTCGAGTTCGAATACCTTCGCGATGGCCATTCACACACGACCAGCGTTAAGCTGGGTGAGTTGCCCGGTGATATCGCCTCGGCTGGATCAACCAGCGGTCTGGCGGATCTCCTCGGCTTTACGGTGGGATCCCTCACCCCGGATCTGGCGAGGAAGTATGGCCTTAATCCCAACATGACGGGACCGGTGGTGACAGGTGTTGACCAGGGCAGCCCGGCCTTTCGGGCGGGTCTCAGAGAGGGGGATGTTATCGGCTCCGTCAACAGGCGACGTGTAGAAAGTGTCGAGGAGTTTAACAGTATTGTCTCCGGGGCAAACAAGGGTGATACCCTGCTTCTTCGCGTCTACCGCGGCGATGGCGCCTTCTTTATCGCCTTCACACTTTAG
- a CDS encoding alpha/beta hydrolase, which produces MKPYSEKITFASSAGDLLAASLELPVAPPRAYAIFAHCFTCSKDYVAASWIAKSLAAEEIAVLRFDFTGLGNSQGDFANTNFSSNVEDLLAAATFLRENYSAPEILVGHSLGGTASIVAASKLPDVKAVATINAPHSPAHLKRHLQAAESEINARGEAIVNLAGRPFKIKKQFLDDISSHNMDEILRSLSKPLMIFHSPVDKIVGIDSAAKLFTTARHPKSFISLDSADHLLTNKADADFVGRTLAAWALRYVGGKRNS; this is translated from the coding sequence ATGAAGCCATATAGTGAGAAGATAACTTTTGCATCGTCAGCCGGCGATTTGCTGGCCGCCAGCCTTGAACTTCCGGTCGCCCCGCCACGGGCGTATGCTATTTTCGCACATTGCTTTACGTGTTCCAAAGACTATGTGGCCGCGAGTTGGATCGCAAAGTCGTTAGCGGCCGAAGAGATTGCCGTGCTGCGTTTCGATTTTACCGGTCTGGGCAACAGCCAAGGCGATTTTGCCAACACCAATTTTTCATCAAATGTTGAGGATCTTCTGGCGGCGGCCACCTTTCTCAGGGAGAACTATTCGGCGCCTGAAATTCTGGTCGGACATTCGCTCGGTGGTACCGCCTCAATAGTGGCGGCGTCAAAATTGCCCGATGTCAAGGCGGTTGCCACTATTAACGCCCCGCACAGCCCCGCCCACTTAAAGCGGCATCTGCAGGCAGCCGAGAGTGAAATTAACGCGAGGGGAGAGGCAATCGTAAATCTGGCCGGAAGACCGTTCAAAATCAAGAAGCAGTTTCTCGATGACATCAGTTCACACAATATGGATGAAATTCTGCGCAGTCTCAGCAAGCCGTTGATGATATTTCATTCACCCGTTGATAAGATTGTCGGAATCGATAGCGCCGCGAAACTCTTTACAACCGCGCGACACCCGAAGAGTTTCATATCGCTTGATTCGGCCGACCACCTGCTGACCAACAAGGCTGACGCCGATTTCGTGGGGCGAACTCTGGCGGCATGGGCCTTGAGATATGTTGGTGGGAAACGAAACTCCTAA
- a CDS encoding lysylphosphatidylglycerol synthase transmembrane domain-containing protein: protein MTSGSNSGGGTYRAFLKVLKYILIIIVVYFAGKKLVTSWNEVITYDWVLNPYLLVLAILTHLLTFLLLAQVWCFLISGFGYRINLRTAFKISYIANLGRYIPGKVWQVFGMVYLAKKVNIKEEAAAASWGLAQMFAIPAAFLVGLVAIVWHPELLATEISRFVGTGLYVAILIVFVVSLLMIVAPNRTLLLFNVILKIFKRPPVTFQISKVTALKVYVGYFIAWAVFGLSFWLFARSIAGVIEFPVVAGIGAFVVSYQIGYLTVFSPGGLGVRELVLTSVMTAYLGPVAAGLAVASRLWNMISEIIAAIIALRIKLRT, encoded by the coding sequence TTGACATCCGGTTCCAACTCAGGCGGGGGAACTTACCGGGCCTTCTTAAAGGTCCTGAAGTACATCCTGATAATAATCGTTGTCTATTTTGCCGGGAAAAAACTGGTAACCAGCTGGAATGAGGTGATCACCTACGACTGGGTATTAAACCCCTATCTTCTGGTACTTGCGATACTGACACATCTTCTCACGTTCTTACTTCTGGCTCAAGTATGGTGCTTTTTGATATCCGGTTTCGGCTACCGGATTAACCTCCGCACAGCCTTCAAAATAAGTTACATAGCCAATCTTGGCAGATACATACCGGGTAAGGTCTGGCAGGTGTTCGGAATGGTGTATCTGGCAAAGAAGGTCAATATCAAAGAGGAGGCGGCAGCAGCTTCGTGGGGGCTGGCACAGATGTTCGCCATTCCGGCGGCGTTTCTTGTCGGTCTTGTCGCGATCGTGTGGCATCCGGAGCTTCTGGCCACCGAAATAAGCCGCTTCGTAGGTACCGGCCTGTATGTGGCTATCCTGATCGTATTTGTAGTTTCCCTTCTGATGATTGTCGCGCCAAACAGGACCTTGCTGTTGTTCAACGTAATTCTGAAGATCTTCAAGAGACCTCCCGTAACCTTTCAAATAAGCAAAGTCACGGCCCTGAAGGTATATGTTGGTTATTTTATCGCCTGGGCGGTCTTTGGCCTATCGTTCTGGCTTTTTGCCAGATCGATCGCCGGTGTTATTGAATTTCCGGTAGTGGCCGGTATCGGGGCGTTTGTTGTCTCTTATCAGATAGGTTATCTAACGGTGTTTTCGCCGGGCGGGTTGGGGGTACGCGAACTTGTTCTGACATCGGTGATGACAGCCTACCTTGGGCCGGTGGCTGCCGGCCTCGCCGTGGCCTCAAGACTGTGGAATATGATCAGCGAGATTATCGCGGCCATCATAGCCCTGCGAATCAAACTCAGAACCTGA